Genomic segment of Glutamicibacter sp. JL.03c:
GACCGCGTCCTCATGCCCGCATCGGAGATCGAACCACCGATCGCCCGGTAACTTCCGACATCCTGAAGGGAATCCAACTATGAACTACCGCAAGCTAGTGACCATCGTCGAGGAAATCGCCACCGAAGGCGGACGCCCGGTTGATCCCGTGGCCAAGGTGGCCATTGTCGCCGCCGTGTTCGATAACCCCTGGGCCGGACAGGGCTTCGTCGAGGACCTGAACGAGGGCATCGATGCGGTCGCTTCAGAACTCGGCGCACTGCTGGCCCCACGGGTGATCGAAGCCCTGGGCGCACCGCTCGAGGCCTATGGAAAGGCCGCCATTGTGGGCCTGGAGGGCGAAATCGAGCACGGTTCGGCACTGATCCACACGCTGAAGTTCGGCAACCACTTCCGCGACGCGGCCAAGGCCACCACCCTGCTTCCGGCAGTGGAGAAGCGCGGGCCAGCCGGGGTGCAGTTCGACATCCCGCTCAAGCACTTCACCGATGCGACCATCCGCTCGCACCACCAGAGCGTGGAAGTCAAGGTCTCCGACGCCCCGCACCCGGGCGAGATCCTGATCGCACTGGCTGCCGCCACCCGTGGCCGCCCGCAACAACGACTGGCCCCGCTGTCCACCGAACAGTAGCCCCCAGCAGCACCCGAAACGGAGCGAAGCACCCATGACAAGCACCGAGCGCCCGCAGGTAGTCCTGCTGCACGGAGTGGGACTGGACCACACCATGTGGCAGCCCCTGCGCGAGCACCTGTCGCACGAGATTGTGGCCCTGGATCTTCCGGGGCACGGCGGGCAGCCGCCCCTGCGCACCGAGCAGGACCTGGCGAGCCTGTCGGCCGATGTGCTGGCGCGCCTGGACACCCGGGCCCCGGTGCACCTGGTCGGCTTCTCGCTCGGCGCGCTGATCGCCCAGCATCTGGCACGCTTCGCTCCGCAGCGGGTGCGCACCCTGACCGCGGTCAACTCGGTCTGCCGGCGCACCGCCGATGAGGCCGCCGCCGTGGAACAGCGCCTGGCCACCGCCGGCACGGACTTCGCCCAGGGCATCGACCGCGCCATCCAGCGCTGGTTCCCTTCAGGGGAAACCGCGGTGGACCAGCGGATCATCGAGGCCACGCGGCGGACCCTGGCCGGCAATGACGTCGAATCCTATGTGCACGCCTATGCGGTTTTCGCCCGCGGCGACCGCGAGATCGCCGGAGAGCTGTCCGGCATTATCCAGCCGGCCCTGGCCATCACCGGGGAATTGGATCCCGGATCCACCCCGCAGATGTCCCGCCGGCTCGCCGAGTCCATCCCCGACTGCCGGCTGCGCATCATCCCCGGGGCCAGGCACATGCTGCCGGTGGAGAATCCGGTGGCACTGGCCGGCGAATTGAACAAATTTTTCAGCGACAATGAAGGGAAACAGGCATGAGCGAGCGCTACCTGCATTTCATCAACGGCGAGCACGTTGCTCCCAGCGAAGATCGTTTCTTCACCAGCACCAATCCGGCCACCCTTGAGGAACTCTACGAGGCCGCCCGCGGCACGGCCGAAGACGTGGATCGGGCCGTCAAGGCCGCGCACCGTGCCTTCACCTCCCACTCCTGGAGCTCGCTGAGCGCGACCGCACGCGGCCACCTGCTGCGCCGGCTGGGCGATCTGGTCGGGCAGAATGCCGAGCAGCTGGCCCGCTTCGAGTCCCTGGACAACGGCAAGCTGCTGCGCGAGATGCGCGGCCAGCTGGCCACCCTGCCCGAATACCTCTACTACTATGCAGGACTGGCCGACAAGGTGCAGGGCTCGCAGATCCCGAGCATGAACCCGGCCATCTTGAACTACACCCAGCGCGAGGCACTGGGCGTGGTCGGGGCCATCACCCCGTGGAACTCGCCGCTGACCCTGACCATCTCCAAGATCGCCCCGGCCCTGGCCGCCGGCAACACCGTGGTCATCAAGCCCAGCGAGTACACCTCGCGCACCGTGCTGCTGCTGGCCGAACTGGCCGACCAGGCTGGCTTCCCGGCCGGCGTCATCAACGTGGTCACCGGCTTCGGCGCCGAGGCCGGCGCCGCACTGGTCGCCCATCCGCTGCTGGCCAAGATCTCCTTCACCGGGTCCACCGCCACCGGCTCCTCCATCGCCGCGCAGGCCGCCAGCCGCTTCATCGGCTGCACCCTGGAACTGGGCGGCAAGTCGCCGAACATCGTGTTCGACGATGCCAACGTGGACAACGCGGCCATGGGCGTGGTGGCCGGCATCTATGCCGCCGCGGGCCAGACCTGCATCGCCGGCTCCCGCGTCTTCGCCCACAAGTCCATCTACGACGAACTGCTGGAAAAGGTCGTGAACCGCGCCAAGTCCATCATCATCGGCGACCCGCTGGCCGAGGCCACCGAGCTGGGCCCGCTGGCCTTCGCCGATCAGCTGGCCAAGGTCTCCTCCTATGTCCAGATCGGCGCCGGGGAAGGCGCCACCGTGCTGGCTGGCGGCTCGCGGCCCGACGGATTGGAACTGCCCGGCTACTTCTTCTCCCCCACGGTGCTCACCGACGTCACGAACGACATGCGCGTGGTGCGCGAGGAGATCTTCGGCCCGGTGGCCGCGATCATGCCCTTCGAGCATGAAGACGAGCTGCTGGCCGCGGCCAATGACACCGAGTACGGGCTGGCGGCCGGCGTCTGGACCCAGAACCTGGCCCGCGCCCACCGCATGGCCCGCCGGCTGGAGGCTGGCACCATCTGGGTGAACACCTACCGGGCCATGTCCCCGATGTCCCCGCGCCAGGGCTTCAAGAGCTCCGGGGTGGGCATCGAACACGGCCTGGAGTCGATGAACGAGTACACCCGGCTGAAGTCCATCTGGATCAACACCGACGAATCCCCGGTCGCCGACCCCTTCGTCATGCGCGCCTAAGGAGCCACCCATGCCACTGATCGATATCTCCATCGCCAAGGGCCGCAGCGAGCAGCAGCTGCGCAGCTTCATCGCCGCGGTGCACCAGGCCGCGGTTGACACCGTCGACGCCGCCGACGAAAACATCACCGTCATCGTGCGCGAAGTCGAGCACGAGCACTGGTCCCGCGGCAACCAGACCATCGCCGAACGCCGCTAAACCGCAACGACTCACCACGAAGGAAGCATGACATGCGCTTTTCCCTCTTCCTCCACATGGAACGCTACGATAATTCGCTGAGCCACGAGGAGCATTTCCAGAACCTGGTCGAACTGGCCCAGATGGCTGAAGCCGGCGGCTTCAGCACCGTCTGGATCGGCGAGCACCACAGCATGGAATACACCGCCTCGCCGAGCCCGATTGCGCAGCTGGCCTATCTGGCGGCCAGGACCTCCACCATCCGGCTGGGCTCGGGCACCATCATCGCCCCGTTCTGGAACCCGATCCGCGCGGCCGGCGAGCTGGCCCTGCTGGACGTCATTTCCGGCGGCCGCGCTGAAGTCGGCGTGGCCCGCGGCGCGTACCAGTTCGAATTCGACCGCGTGGCCGGCGGCCTGCCGGCCACCGACGGCGGCAAGGCCATGCAGGAGCTGATCCCGGCCATGCAGAAGCTGTGGGAAGGCGACTACGCGCACGATGGCGAGGTCTGGCAGTTCCCGACCTCCACTTCCGTGCCCAAGCCGGTGCAGAAGAAGCTTCCGGTCTGGGTAGCCGCACGCAGCCCGGAATCCCACGACTACGCGGTCGCCAACGGCTGCCATGTCATGGTCACCCCGCTGATGAAGGGCGATGAGGAGGTCGAGGACCTGATGGGCAAGTTCGAAACCGCCATCGCCAACCACCCTGAACGCACCGACCGCCCGGACATCATGGTGCTGCGCCACACCTATGTGCACAGTGCCGATGAGCCCGAGGCCTGGCGCCCGGCCGCCGATGCCATCTCGAAGTTCTACCGCACCTTCGACGCGGTCTTCGGCAACAAGGCGCCGGCCGTGGACGGCTTCTTCGAGCCGAGCCCGGTGCAGAAGTTCGAGGGCCGGCCGGAATTCGCCGCGGAATCGCTGCACCAGACCGCGATGATCGGCACCCCGGCCGAGATCATCGAGCGCCTGCACCACTACGCCGAACTAGGTGTCACCGAGTACAGCTTCTGGAATGACAACTCCATGAGCCACGAGCAGAAGAAGCGCTCGCTGCAGCTGTTCATCGATGAGGTTGTCCCGAACTTCGCCAAGAAGTAGCCAGCACCGCAAAGGGGCCCGTTCAAAGCGGGCCCCTTTTGCTGCGCCGGCTAGGGCGCGCCGACCTCCAGCACCCCGGCGCCGGTGGCGGTCTTGGCATGGTGTTTCACGCCGCTGGCAGTATCCATCGCGGTGAAGCCGTAGGGCGGGGTCCAGTCGAGCTGGTTGCTGAATCCCTGTGCGGCCCAGTCAGGCAGCGGGTCGCCGCTGGCCTGGGCTGCGCGCTGCGCGTACTGCCCGGCGGCGATCGCATCCAGGTCGGCGGGCTGCTGGTTGAACCAGGATCCCTCGTCGTGGAAGTTGTTGGCGTTCCATAGATAGACCGCGACCGAAGCGTCGGCCCCGGGCCCGGTGTAGTCGAAGGCGTTGCGCTCGGAGAAGACCTGCGACTGGTAGCCCAGGCCCAGGAAGTAGTGGTATCCGCCGGCCGCGGTGCTGGTGACCGGGGAGTCGGGGTCCTTCACCCGGCCCTGGAAGTAGTTGTTGGCCACGTGCACCTGGCCGTAGCGCACGCGCGGGGCGCGTTCCTGGATGCCTTCGAAGTAGTTGCCGATGATGCTCACCCGCAGCCGTCCGGCGTCGGTGTCCGCATTGTCGTCCCCGGAGCCGATCAGCATGGTCTTGTCGTGGTTGAGCAGGTGGGAGTTGCTCAGCGTGACGAAGTCGGTGCCGTCCTTCATGTCGAACAGGCCGTCGTGGCGGTTCATCGGGGCGCCGTTGGGGCCGGTGGGGGCATCGCGGTCAAGGAACCGTCCATCGCCCAGGGTCACATGGTCCACCCAGATATTGGTGGAGGTGACCGAGGAGATCGCATCGAAACGGGCATTCCAGGCGCCATCCTCGCCGTCCCATGGATCCCAGGAGGAGAAGTAGTCGACCGGGGCTTCCAGAGACAGGTTGCGCAGCACGACGTTGTGGGCCAGGTGCAGCATGAGGTTGGACTGGACGAAGCCGGCATCCCCGCCCAAGCCCACCAGGGTCGTGTTGCTCGGAATGGAGATCTCCGCCTGGCGCTTGAGCGCATTGCTGCCGGTGACCCTGGCGCGGCGCTGCTGGCCGCAGTACTCGTGGCTCTGGTCGCTCCAGGTCCCGTCCTCGCCGAAGCAGCTCAGGTACTTGGACACGTCGTAGCCCGGTGCGTAGTCCTGCTCCCCGAGCAAGGTGCCGTCGGCGGCCTGGTTGCCCTGGATTCTCCCGGAAACGTAGATGACCTTCGGCTGGTCGCGCTCCCCGTGGTTATCCAGGGCCGCCATCAGCTCCTGGCGGTTGGCCACGGTGTAGGTGGACCGCTCGTCGGCGCCGGCGCCGCCGGTGGTGCCGCCGTTCTGCGAGGCCCAGCCCGGGGCTTGGTCGGTGGTCATGAAAACGCTGGCTTCCGCTGGCTGGGCGGGTTGCGCCACGGCGCCTTGAGCTCCCGTTGCGGCCAGGGCCAGTGCGGCGACCGCACCCGAGAGTACTGGGAGCTTCTTTGAAATTGATGACACGATGATCCCTTCCATGCAAGATCAACGCGATTCCCGTCATTGGAAACCGCTTTCCGAGCCAATTATGGTGCAGCCCCCAGCGCAGTTCAACACTTGCATTCGCCCACGGTTTCACATACACGGACGCGGCGGCTGCGCGCGACCGCACGGTGCTCAGGTCCGGTATTGCGTTGGCTGGATGATCGAGAACTCGGCGCCGGTGGCATCCTGCAGCACGGCCATGCGCCCGAAGAAGGAATCCTGCGGCTCCCGGATGACCGCCCCTCCCAGGGACTCGGCGAGCGCCACGCTCGAATCCGCGTCATCGACCGCAAAATAGGTCCGCCATCCGGCGTGCGCTTCCGGGCCCTGGCCCGCGATGTCAAAAATTCCGGCCAGCGCCTCCGAGCCCTGGCCCAGGGTGCAATAGCGGAACTCTGGCGCATCGGAAACCGTGCTCAGCTCCCAGCCCAGGGCCTCGCGATAGAAGCGCGCCACCGCGTCGAAATGCTTGGTGTGCAGCTCGCTCCAGATGCGGGTGCCGTGGCGCCTCGCGGAGTGCAGTTCGCCGGCATCAAAAGCCTGGAACAGGCCAACGCCCATGCCCTCGGGGTCGCTGATCATCGCCAGCGTCCCCTGCTCGGGGATCTCCAGCGGCTTGAGGTGGACCGTGCCGCCATGCAGCCGCGCGGCGAAGGTGGCCGCATGGACGTCGGCCACATTCAGATAGGTGGTCCAGACATCGTGCGCACCCGAGTCCCTCTCGTTGTGCACGAGGCCGGAAACCAGCTGGTCTTCGAGGTAGGCCGGCAGGTATCCTTCCGCGCGGGCCTCGGGGCCATCGATAAAGCGCCAGCCGAAGAGGCGTGAATAGAATTCGACGGCACTGCCCAGATCGCTGGTGAGCAGATCCGCCCAGCAAGGTTCGGCCCGCGGTTCCCTGGCTCCCGGCATCGCTACCCCATTCCGCGATCAATCCAGCTCGATGGGCTGAGTCTATTCCTGCTCCCTGCAGATCAGCAACGGATTCGAAGCATAAATAGGGATTATTACGAAACCGGATATCTTGATTTGAACCGCAGTTCCATTACGCTGGTTTGTGACGCGAGACACATGCCGATTTCGCCCGCAACGAGGAGACGTCAATGAGCACTTCCAATATCACCCTCTCGGTGGCTGCAATCCTCGCCGAGGGCGCCACCCGCTATCCCGGCTTGAACGCCATCACCATGAATGGGCAGAGCACCACCTACCGGGAACTCTGGGATGAAACCCGGGCCTACGCCGGAGCGCTGAAAGAGCAGGGCATATCCGAGGGCGACCGGGTCGCGGTGCTCATTCCGAACGTCACCGATTTTGCCCGGACCTACTACGCCATCCTGTCCCTGGGCGCCACCGTGGTGCCGATCCACGCGCTGCTCAAGGCCCGCGAAATCTCCTACGTGCTCGAAGACGCCGAAGCGAAGCTGCTGATCTGCGCCGCCGGGCTGCTGGGCGAAGGCGCCAAGGGCGCGCAGCACTCCGGGGTCCGTCTGATGTCCGTCATGGACCCGGATGCCAGCGCCGGGAACCGGCTTGAAGATTTTGCCGCCCAGGCAACCCCGATCACCACCTACCTGCCGCGCCGGGCCGAGGACATTGCCACGATCCTCTATACCTCGGGCACCACCGGCAAGCCCAAGGGCGCCCTGGGCACCCACCTGGCCTTGATCGAGCAGACCCACTCCACGCTGCTGAACACCATGGACATCCGCCAGGGCGACAAGCTCTTCGGCGGCCTGCCGCTGTTCCACACCTTCGGCCAGACCTGCGTGCTGAACACCGGCCTGCGCATCGGCGCCGAGGTGATGCTGCTGCCCAAGTTCACCGCCGAAGCGGCCCTGGACCTGGTGCTGGAGGCGGACATCGACGTGTTCTTCGGCGTTCCGACCATGTATGTGGCCCTGCTGGAGGCCGGTGCCCAGCGCGAAGGCACTCCGAAGAGGCTGCGGTATGCCATCTCGGGCGGCGCCTCGCTGCCGCTGTCGGTGCTCACCGCCTTCGAGCAGCGCTTCGGTTCGCGGATCTACGAGGGCTACGGGCTGACCGAAACCTCCCCGGTGGCCTGCTTCAACCATGTGGGGCGCGAACCGCGGCCGGGCACCGTGGGCACCCCGGTGTGGGGCGTCGACGTGGAGATCGCCGATCCGGCCTACCCCGATGAAATCCGCCTGCTGCCCCGCGGGGAACTGGGCGAATTGGTGGTGCGCGGGCACAACCTCTTCGCCGGCTACCTCAACCGCCCCGACGCCACCGCACAAGCCGTGGTGGATGGCTGGTTCCGCACCGGGGATCTGGGCACCAAGGACGAGGACGGCTACCTGCGGATCCTGGATCGCACCAAGGACATGATCCTGCGCAATGGCTACAACGTGTACCCTCGCGAAGTCGAAGAGGTGCTCACCAGCCACCCGGAGATTTCCAATGCGGCGGTCTACGGGGTGCCAGATGAGAAGCATGGCCAGGAGATCGTCGCCTCGGTGACGCTCAAGGCCGGGTCTTCGCTGAGCCCCGAGCAGCTAGGCGCCTGGGCCCAGGAGCAGATGGCTGCCTACAAGTACCCGCGGCATATCCAGATCGTCGAGCGGTTCCCGCTGGGCCCCTCGGGCAAGATCCTCAAGCGCGAGCTGGTCGCGCAGTTCAAGGGAGACTAGCGGGTTAGGAGGAGAACTTCGGGGCGCGGTGCGCCAGAAAGGCCGCGCGCCCCTCAGCCAAATCCGCGTTGCCCGCATTCTC
This window contains:
- a CDS encoding amino acid synthesis family protein, whose protein sequence is MNYRKLVTIVEEIATEGGRPVDPVAKVAIVAAVFDNPWAGQGFVEDLNEGIDAVASELGALLAPRVIEALGAPLEAYGKAAIVGLEGEIEHGSALIHTLKFGNHFRDAAKATTLLPAVEKRGPAGVQFDIPLKHFTDATIRSHHQSVEVKVSDAPHPGEILIALAAATRGRPQQRLAPLSTEQ
- a CDS encoding alpha/beta fold hydrolase → MTSTERPQVVLLHGVGLDHTMWQPLREHLSHEIVALDLPGHGGQPPLRTEQDLASLSADVLARLDTRAPVHLVGFSLGALIAQHLARFAPQRVRTLTAVNSVCRRTADEAAAVEQRLATAGTDFAQGIDRAIQRWFPSGETAVDQRIIEATRRTLAGNDVESYVHAYAVFARGDREIAGELSGIIQPALAITGELDPGSTPQMSRRLAESIPDCRLRIIPGARHMLPVENPVALAGELNKFFSDNEGKQA
- a CDS encoding aldehyde dehydrogenase; the protein is MSERYLHFINGEHVAPSEDRFFTSTNPATLEELYEAARGTAEDVDRAVKAAHRAFTSHSWSSLSATARGHLLRRLGDLVGQNAEQLARFESLDNGKLLREMRGQLATLPEYLYYYAGLADKVQGSQIPSMNPAILNYTQREALGVVGAITPWNSPLTLTISKIAPALAAGNTVVIKPSEYTSRTVLLLAELADQAGFPAGVINVVTGFGAEAGAALVAHPLLAKISFTGSTATGSSIAAQAASRFIGCTLELGGKSPNIVFDDANVDNAAMGVVAGIYAAAGQTCIAGSRVFAHKSIYDELLEKVVNRAKSIIIGDPLAEATELGPLAFADQLAKVSSYVQIGAGEGATVLAGGSRPDGLELPGYFFSPTVLTDVTNDMRVVREEIFGPVAAIMPFEHEDELLAAANDTEYGLAAGVWTQNLARAHRMARRLEAGTIWVNTYRAMSPMSPRQGFKSSGVGIEHGLESMNEYTRLKSIWINTDESPVADPFVMRA
- a CDS encoding tautomerase family protein, translating into MPLIDISIAKGRSEQQLRSFIAAVHQAAVDTVDAADENITVIVREVEHEHWSRGNQTIAERR
- a CDS encoding LLM class flavin-dependent oxidoreductase, encoding MRFSLFLHMERYDNSLSHEEHFQNLVELAQMAEAGGFSTVWIGEHHSMEYTASPSPIAQLAYLAARTSTIRLGSGTIIAPFWNPIRAAGELALLDVISGGRAEVGVARGAYQFEFDRVAGGLPATDGGKAMQELIPAMQKLWEGDYAHDGEVWQFPTSTSVPKPVQKKLPVWVAARSPESHDYAVANGCHVMVTPLMKGDEEVEDLMGKFETAIANHPERTDRPDIMVLRHTYVHSADEPEAWRPAADAISKFYRTFDAVFGNKAPAVDGFFEPSPVQKFEGRPEFAAESLHQTAMIGTPAEIIERLHHYAELGVTEYSFWNDNSMSHEQKKRSLQLFIDEVVPNFAKK
- a CDS encoding polysaccharide lyase family 1 protein, translated to MSSISKKLPVLSGAVAALALAATGAQGAVAQPAQPAEASVFMTTDQAPGWASQNGGTTGGAGADERSTYTVANRQELMAALDNHGERDQPKVIYVSGRIQGNQAADGTLLGEQDYAPGYDVSKYLSCFGEDGTWSDQSHEYCGQQRRARVTGSNALKRQAEISIPSNTTLVGLGGDAGFVQSNLMLHLAHNVVLRNLSLEAPVDYFSSWDPWDGEDGAWNARFDAISSVTSTNIWVDHVTLGDGRFLDRDAPTGPNGAPMNRHDGLFDMKDGTDFVTLSNSHLLNHDKTMLIGSGDDNADTDAGRLRVSIIGNYFEGIQERAPRVRYGQVHVANNYFQGRVKDPDSPVTSTAAGGYHYFLGLGYQSQVFSERNAFDYTGPGADASVAVYLWNANNFHDEGSWFNQQPADLDAIAAGQYAQRAAQASGDPLPDWAAQGFSNQLDWTPPYGFTAMDTASGVKHHAKTATGAGVLEVGAP
- a CDS encoding VOC family protein produces the protein MPGAREPRAEPCWADLLTSDLGSAVEFYSRLFGWRFIDGPEARAEGYLPAYLEDQLVSGLVHNERDSGAHDVWTTYLNVADVHAATFAARLHGGTVHLKPLEIPEQGTLAMISDPEGMGVGLFQAFDAGELHSARRHGTRIWSELHTKHFDAVARFYREALGWELSTVSDAPEFRYCTLGQGSEALAGIFDIAGQGPEAHAGWRTYFAVDDADSSVALAESLGGAVIREPQDSFFGRMAVLQDATGAEFSIIQPTQYRT
- a CDS encoding long-chain-fatty-acid--CoA ligase produces the protein MSTSNITLSVAAILAEGATRYPGLNAITMNGQSTTYRELWDETRAYAGALKEQGISEGDRVAVLIPNVTDFARTYYAILSLGATVVPIHALLKAREISYVLEDAEAKLLICAAGLLGEGAKGAQHSGVRLMSVMDPDASAGNRLEDFAAQATPITTYLPRRAEDIATILYTSGTTGKPKGALGTHLALIEQTHSTLLNTMDIRQGDKLFGGLPLFHTFGQTCVLNTGLRIGAEVMLLPKFTAEAALDLVLEADIDVFFGVPTMYVALLEAGAQREGTPKRLRYAISGGASLPLSVLTAFEQRFGSRIYEGYGLTETSPVACFNHVGREPRPGTVGTPVWGVDVEIADPAYPDEIRLLPRGELGELVVRGHNLFAGYLNRPDATAQAVVDGWFRTGDLGTKDEDGYLRILDRTKDMILRNGYNVYPREVEEVLTSHPEISNAAVYGVPDEKHGQEIVASVTLKAGSSLSPEQLGAWAQEQMAAYKYPRHIQIVERFPLGPSGKILKRELVAQFKGD